In Mytilus trossulus isolate FHL-02 chromosome 14, PNRI_Mtr1.1.1.hap1, whole genome shotgun sequence, a genomic segment contains:
- the LOC134697733 gene encoding uncharacterized protein F54H12.2-like has translation MSKLSVEDFHEVQPSQLSLFELPGHQTAIQSIQYEQVRPSEHFTHNSPIQFNIPSGGMQYLDLKRSTMSLKVRLVNADGSYIGEDPVGPVNLTLHALFSQVDVTIQNKIVTSTTGNYPYKAMIQTLLKYGTDAKKSPLSAQMWISDTPEHLDDVNVNTGGNAGLWARTQFFKNSKIVDLQGSIHHPLFSMDRYLLNSVNLTVKFYRSKPQFYLISSDEENADYRIQIEDMYLNICKLNLNPGILYGHAEILKSKTAKYILTNTDLKTMAIPQGQMAFTWDNVFQGILPTVVIIGFVASEAMTGSYKLSPWNFKHYNLNQIALMITNQPINGNPLKVSYDQISGITSIPAFCNLFEVTGKWSQQEGNGLNRASMNGGFNLYAFSIDPQFEGLDYLNLIKKATPV, from the coding sequence ATGTCTAAATTAAGTGTAGAGGATTTTCACGAGGTTCAACCATCTCAACTGTCTTTATTCGAACTTCCAGGCCATCAAACCGCTATACAATCTATTCAGTATGAACAAGTACGACCGAGTGAACATTTCACACACAATTCACCCATTCAATTTAATATCCCCAGTGGTGGGATGCAATATTTAGATCTCAAAAGAAGTACAATGTCTTTGAAAGTACGACTAGTTAATGCTGATGGTAGTTACATTGGTGAGGATCCAGTTGGACCTGTGAATCTCACTCTACATGCTCTCTTTTCTCAGGTGGATGTTACCATTCAAAACAAGATAGTAACATCAACTACAGGAAATTATCCATACAAAGCTATGATACAAACACTATTGAAATACGGTACCGATGCGAAGAAATCTCCACTCTCTGCACAGATGTGGATATCTGATACTCCCGAACATTTGGATGATGTAAATGTGAACACGGGTGGTAATGCTGGACTTTGGGCAAGAACgcagtttttcaaaaatagcaaaataGTAGATCTTCAAGGGAGTATTCACCATCCTTTGTTTTCAATGGATAGATATTTGTTGAACTCTGTAAATTTAACAGTGAAATTTTATAGATCTAAacctcaattttatttgatatcatcTGATGAAGAAAACGCTGACTATCGCATTCAAATAGAAGACATGTATCTAAACATTTGTAAACTTAACCTCAACCCTGGAATACTATATGGACATGCTGAGATTCtaaaatcaaaaactgcaaaatataTTCTCACAAATACTGATCTTAAAACAATGGCAATCCCACAGGGGCAGATGGCGTTTACTTGGGATAACGTTTTTCAAGGTATTCTTCCTACCGTAGTAATAATTGGATTTGTTGCTAGTGAAGCGATGACGGGGAGTTACAAATTATCACCTTGGAATTTTAAACATTACAACCTCAACCAAATAGCGTTGATGATCACTAACCAACCTATCAATGGAAACCCATTGAAAGTGAGCTATGATCAAATAAGTGGAATCACATCTATCCCTGCGTTTTGCAATTTGTTTGAGGTGACCGGAAAGTGGTCTCAACAAGAAGGAAATGGTTTGAATCGAGCATCAATGAATGGTGGTTTCAATCTTTATGCATTTAGCATTGATCCACAGTTTGAAGGATTGGACTATCTCAACCTTATAAAAAAGGCAACGCCCGTATAG
- the LOC134697734 gene encoding uncharacterized protein LOC134697734, which translates to MVETESVDDVIKRTYFNISGDGGAYIGPRKLHETLKRKGGIVPSVYKIRKWMQSNDTYNLLKPVRRRYKRSKVVVSEPYEMFDIDLADLSALSSENNSFKFLLIVIDIFTRKLWVEMLKDKKGKEIVAAMKRIFQRGTIPKKIRSDSGAEFKNRWFSALMKQNNIYHHITLNTTVKANYAERVILTLKRMMYRYFSQARNHRYVDNLQDLVNSYNSTPHRSLNYTAPNEVNDENKADLWAYMYLKPTKNKPIETPKKRTPNRFSLKLHDMVRISHLKKVFQRSYDQQWSSEIFKTYHRFLKQGIQYYKLKDFLDFKILGNFQIAELQKVYKSADALWYVEKKLKKRRRKNKIEWLCRFEGWPPKFDQWIAEEDIVE; encoded by the coding sequence ATGGTAGAGACAGAAAGTGTAGATGATGTTATAAAACGAACTTACTTCAACATATCTGGAGATGGTGGTGCATATATTGGACCTAGAAAACTTCACGAAACCTTAAAGCGAAAAGGAGGGATCGTACCGAGTGTCTACAAAATAAGGAAGTGGATGCAATCAAATGACACATACAATCTTTTGAAACCTGTGAGGAGGAGATATAAACGTTCAAAGGTTGTGGTTTCAGAACCGTATGAGATGTTTGATATTGATCTTGCTGATTTGAGTGCATTGTCATCtgaaaataattcttttaaatttttgttgattgttattGACATATTCACTCGAAAGTTGTGGGTAGAGATGCTCAAggataaaaaaggaaaagaaatagTTGCTGCTATGAAACGAATATTTCAACGAGGAACCATTCCAAAGAAGATCAGATCAGATTCGGGAGCTGAGTTCAAAAACAGATGGTTTTCTGCTTTgatgaaacaaaacaacatatatCATCATATAACTTTGAATACCACCGTCAAAGCCAACTATGCAGAACGTGTTATCTTAACTTTGAAACGTATGATGTATCGTTATTTCTCACAGGCAAGAAACCATCGATATGTTGATAACCTACAAGATCTCGTTAATAGCTACAACTCCACACCACATCGATCATTGAATTATACAGCACCAAACGAAGtgaatgatgaaaataaagcaGATTTGTGGGCCTACATGTATCTGAAACctacaaaaaacaaaccaatCGAAACTCCAAAAAAGCGAACACCTAACCGTTTCAGTCTAAAACTGCATGATATGGTGAGAATTAGccatttgaaaaaagtatttcagAGATCGTACGATCAGCAGTGGAGTTCTGAAATTTTTAAGACATACCACCGTTTTTTAAAACAAGGCATCCAGTATTATAAACTAAAAGATTTTCTCGATTTTAAGATTTTGGGTAACTTCCAAATTGCAGAACTCCAGAAAGTATACAAGAGCGCAGACGCTTTGTGGTacgttgaaaaaaaattgaagaaaagacGACGCAAAAATAAAATCGAGTGGCTCTGTCGGTTTGAAGGATGGCCACCAAAGTTTGATCAGTGGATAGCAGAAGAAGATATAGTGGAGTAA